CGACGCGGCCTGACAGTGCCTCGCGCTGTGTGCGCGTATCCTACCTTGTATTTCGTGGGGCCATCGAGGCCGTCTGCCGTTTCACGGTACGCTCACCCGCGCCGATGCCAGCACACAGGCCACCCATGCACCCCGAACTCGAATCGCGCCCCGACTACTTCACGCAGGCGATCGTGCCGCTCGCGGACAACGTCTACCAGGCCTTCGGCTTTGCCGCATCAAACGGGTACCTGATTGTCGGCGACGACGGCGGTGCTGCGCCGCGTCGCCCACGCCGAGATCAAGTGCTCAACGCGCAACGACGGCTTTCAATGCGCCCGGGAACCAGAACGCTCGATCGACGCCTGACGGGCAGGCTCAGCGCAAGAAACGGATCCACCGCCACAGCCGCACGATGTCGGCGAGGGCGCCGGCGACATAGGTGTAGGCGCAGGCCTTGAGGATGCGACGCGCGGCCGGCATGTCCGAGGCCGGCACGTAGCCCTCCTCGAGGATCGGCAGCGCCTTGTTGAAACTCGCGTCGTACTCCTCGGGCAGCACCGCGACGTACATCAGCACAGAGGAAAAGAGCGTCAACACGCCGACGAGGCCGAGCGCGAAGAACACCGTGGGGTTGCGGGCAAAGAGCGTCAGCACTGGCGCCGCCATGAGGATCATTGAGCCCACGCGCTCGATCACGTGGGCCTTGCCGAGGTACTTGGTGCGCAGCTGCGACACTGGCTCTTCACGGCAGAACTGAATGGCGTGGCCGATCTCGTGCGCCGCAACCGCCACAGCCGTCAACGACTTGCCGTCGTAGACATCCGGGCTCAGCGACACCGTCTTGTCCGCCGGACGGTAGAAGTTCGCGCCCTTGTCGCCACGCACCACACTGACGCCGTCCAACGCAAAGCGCTCCACCAGGTGCAACGCAAGCTCCGACCCCGTGCCCGGCATACCCTCGATGTGCCCGGAATGCCGCCACAGCACGTAGCGCACCCAGAGAAAGGGGCCAAAGGAAATGGACAACACCGCGAATGCGATGCCCAGGGCAATCATGGCGTCATACCGTCGCGTGATAGTGGGTCACACAGTCTGACACAGGGTCAATTGGGGAGTTTCACGTTCTGGAAACACCGTGCTTGCGACGAACAGCACCGTGCTGAGCGCAGTGGCACAATGCTCTACAGCGCGTCGACGACACCGCTGCTGTCCACGCGATAAACCGATACACGGGAGACACACACTGATGGACCCAACGCACGCCACCACCGAATGGGTGGTGATGGCGATTCTCCTTGTGGTGTTCGTTTACTCGATCTTGACCCAGGTCATCGCCAAGACGGTGCTGACCCTGCCGATCATCTTCACCGCCGTCGGCTACGCCAGCGCAGGCGCCGTCGACACCATGGTCACGCCCGACACCCTCAACCACATCACGCGCGTGCTGGCCGAAGTCACCTTGGTGCTGGTGTTGTTCTCAGACGCGAGCCACGTGCGGTTCGACGCGTTGCGCCAGGCGATTCGCCTGCCGGTGCGCATGCTGGTGGTCGGCCTGCCGTTGTCGATCGCGTTAGGCACGCTGGTCGCCTATCTGTTGAATCCGCAAAGCGGCGTCGCCATGGCACTGCTGACCGCCGCGGTACTGACCCCTACCGACGCCGCGCTCGGCCAAACGGTGGTCTCAAGCCCGGCCGTGCCCGAACGCCTGCGCCAAACCATCAACGTCGAAAGCGGGCTCAACGACGGCCTGGTGCTGCCTTTCGTGTTGCTCGGTGCCATCCTCGCCTCGGCCAGCATGACGGGCGCAAGCACAGACGGACTCGCAACGTCAGCAGCGCTGCAAGTGGTGCTGGGACCGGTTGTGGGAATCGCGTTGGGCTGGGGCGCCGCCAAGGCGATGGACGCCGCGCAAGCGCGCGACTGGATTGCCGAGGCCGCGGGCGGCGTGGCCTTTCTCTCGGTGGCGTTTGCCGCCTACATCGGCGCCGAAATCGTGGGCGGCAACGGCTTCATCGCCGCCTTTGTCGCAGGCATGGTGTTTGGCAACACCTACCGCCACAGCATCCACTTCATCGGCGAGTTCATGGAAGGCGTGGGGCAACTCCTCACGCTGTTCGCCTTTCTCGTCTTCGGCGCGCTGCTGCTGCCCGCCGGCATCGCCCACATGAGCTGGCATGCGATCGCGCTGGCGCTGTTGTTCCTGACCGTGGTGCGCATGCTGCCGATCGCCCTGTCGCTCGCAGGAACCGGCCTGGCATTCAAGGAAAAGCTGTTCCTCGGTTGGTTCGGCCCACGTGGCCTCGCCTCGATCCTGTTCACGTTGATCATGATGGACGAGTTCGAGATCCCGGGCGAAGACGAGCTCTTGGCCTGTGTTTCGATGACGGTGTTTCTGTCGATCATTCTGCACGGTATATCGGCGACGCCGTTGGCGAACCGGATTGGGCGCGCGGAAAAAGTCTCCAAATCCTAGTCATGCGCTGGCTTAACTCAAACGCACACGGCGCCGACGAGAATTTAACTCAACGTACGCGCTAGAAAAGCCTGGGTGTCCGCCTGCTGCGGGTCGTCAAAGAGCTGCGCCGGCGGCCCCTCCTCGACCACTTTGCCGTCCTTCAGAAAACACACCTTGTCCGCCGCTTCACGCGCAAAACCCATTTCGTGTGTGGCGAGTACCATGGTCATGCCCTGTGCCTTGAGCGCCAGCAACACGTCCAGCACCTCGCCAACCAACTGCGGGTCGAGTGCTGAGGTGATCTCATCGAACAGCATGACTTCCGGTCGCATCGCCAACGCGCGAACGATGGCGACGCGTTGTTGCTGCCCACCCGAGAGCTGGTCCGGGTAGTTCTGCATCCGGTCTGCGAGGCCGAATCGCGTGAACAACGCCTCGA
This genomic stretch from Pseudomonadota bacterium harbors:
- a CDS encoding zinc metallopeptidase — encoded protein: MIALGIAFAVLSISFGPFLWVRYVLWRHSGHIEGMPGTGSELALHLVERFALDGVSVVRGDKGANFYRPADKTVSLSPDVYDGKSLTAVAVAAHEIGHAIQFCREEPVSQLRTKYLGKAHVIERVGSMILMAAPVLTLFARNPTVFFALGLVGVLTLFSSVLMYVAVLPEEYDASFNKALPILEEGYVPASDMPAARRILKACAYTYVAGALADIVRLWRWIRFLR
- a CDS encoding cation:proton antiporter; amino-acid sequence: MDPTHATTEWVVMAILLVVFVYSILTQVIAKTVLTLPIIFTAVGYASAGAVDTMVTPDTLNHITRVLAEVTLVLVLFSDASHVRFDALRQAIRLPVRMLVVGLPLSIALGTLVAYLLNPQSGVAMALLTAAVLTPTDAALGQTVVSSPAVPERLRQTINVESGLNDGLVLPFVLLGAILASASMTGASTDGLATSAALQVVLGPVVGIALGWGAAKAMDAAQARDWIAEAAGGVAFLSVAFAAYIGAEIVGGNGFIAAFVAGMVFGNTYRHSIHFIGEFMEGVGQLLTLFAFLVFGALLLPAGIAHMSWHAIALALLFLTVVRMLPIALSLAGTGLAFKEKLFLGWFGPRGLASILFTLIMMDEFEIPGEDELLACVSMTVFLSIILHGISATPLANRIGRAEKVSKS
- a CDS encoding amino acid ABC transporter ATP-binding protein; the protein is MAKLALRGVVKRFGGTTVCDGIDLDVEEGQMVCLIGASGAGKSTLLRCINLLEPIEDGEIRLDGEDISVPGLDPHPVRARIGMVFQDFNLFPHMTAIENAMLAPRRVHNKTRDEVRAEIEALFTRFGLADRMQNYPDQLSGGQQQRVAIVRALAMRPEVMLFDEITSALDPQLVGEVLDVLLALKAQGMTMVLATHEMGFAREAADKVCFLKDGKVVEEGPPAQLFDDPQQADTQAFLARTLS